The following coding sequences lie in one Spinacia oleracea cultivar Varoflay chromosome 1, BTI_SOV_V1, whole genome shotgun sequence genomic window:
- the LOC110782809 gene encoding tetraspanin-9, with amino-acid sequence MDRIEATVILIIVVVISMIVTPITGVWLLVHTNDSCLDDISSKGLIFTVVGFLLIVMVCIGLCCFLCLSRSNTQGNMVIAVIALSGMGVVVIAIVFSSIALGQSTTQFASFQKEISSIDKWMDIKPCLYKSMKGCTCTNFQHKYANHSAHNFFATHLTPIESGCCKPPMECDFNFSSPTVWIKPENKTNTNSDCHKWNNHPKKLCYNCQACKHGFARDLKKPWTIAGAVVLVASLLIILAILVFLVVDKLQILRN; translated from the exons atgGATAGAATAGAAGCTACTGTAATATTGATCATTGTAGTAGTTATCTCAATGATTGTGACTCCGATAACCGGGGTTTGGCTGTTGGTGCACACTAATGACTCGTGCCTAGATGACATATCTAGCAAGGGGCTTATCTTCACCGTTGTTGGCTTTTTACTAATCGTAATGGTTTGCATCGGTTTATGTTGTTTTTTATGTCTTAGTCGATCAAACACGCAGGGAAATATGGTGATTGCAGTCATCGCTCTTAGTGGTATGGGAGTTGTCGTCATCGCCATAGTTTTCAGTAGTATTGCACTGGGACAAAGCACCACTCAATTTGCTTCATTTCAAAAGGAAATTAGTAGCATAGATAAGTGGATGGACATCAAACCCTGCCTTTACAAGTCTATGAAAGGGTGCACGTGCACTAATTTCCAGCACAAGTATGCAAATCACTCTGCACATAACTTCTTTGCTACACACTTGACTCCTATTGAG TCTGGATGTTGCAAACCACCCATGGAGTGTGACTTCAATTTCTCAAGCCCAACAGTTTGGATTAAACCAGAAAATAAGACTAATACAAACTCTGACTGTCATAAATGGAACAATCACCCTAAGAAGCTTTGCTATAACTGCCAAGCATGCAAACATGGATTCGCTCGAGATTTGAAGAAGCCATGGACTATTGCCGGAGCTGTTGTCCTTGTAGCATCACTATTAATAATTTTAgctattcttgtttttctagtAGTGGATAAGCTACAGATTCTAAGGAATTGA
- the LOC110782900 gene encoding tetraspanin-8 codes for MMNKRIVSGVMIFTISTSMITIISTGIWLLNQPSDLCLGDKSAQYDGRGEFTSIIYVGAGLCLMFTVVCLFAMPVRPSWRKYGEYGDQRMIIAVTCFGVQLLLLILFASLYALTQSTVGFVALQRWIYSPERWINIKDCLYEDSNVCARFQNKYGDDTQHQFFGRYLTPLESGCCKPPIECNFKFSSPSVWIKPSNGTYSNTDCYEWENDQKKLCYNCQVCKLGYTLELKNAWTISGTVVVIAWLVFLSGFILPKMLVKDQDELM; via the exons ATGATGAATAAACGGATAGTAAGTGGAGTGATGATCTTCACTATAAGCACATCAATGATTACGATAATATCGACGGGGATATGGTTGTTGAACCAGCCAAGCGACTTGTGCCTAGGCGACAAGAGCGCGCAATACGACGGGCGTGGAGAATTCACGTCAATAATCTACGTAGGTGCAGGATTATGCCTAATGTTTACGgttgtgtgtttatttgctatgCCCGTGCGCCCGAGTTGGAGAAAATACGGGGAGTATGGTGACCAACGGATGATCATTGCCGTCACTTGTTTTGGTGTGCAGCTTCTTCTCCTTATATTGTTTGCTAGCCTATATGCGCTTACGCAAAGCACCGTCGGTTTCGTCGCGCTTCAGAGGTGGATTTATAGTCCTGAAAGATGGATCAATATCAAAGATTGTTTGTATGAAGATAGTAATGTTTGCGCTCGTTTTCAGAATAAGTATGGTGATGATACTCAACATCAGTTTTTTGGTAGATATTTAACTCCTCTTGAG TCGGGATGTTGCAAGCCTCCCATAGAGTGTAACTTCAAATTCTCAAGCCCAAGTGTTTGGATCAAGCCATCAAACGGTACATACTCAAACACGGACTGTTATGAATGGGAAAACGACCAAAAGAAGCTATGTTATAACTGTCAAGTATGCAAGCTTGGTTACACACTAGAATTGAAGAACGCATGGACAATTAGTGGAACTGTCGTTGTCATAGCATGGTTAGTATTTCTTTCTGGTTTTATATTGCCAAAAATGCTTGTTAAGGATCAAGATGAACTAATGtag